One Mangrovimonas cancribranchiae DNA segment encodes these proteins:
- a CDS encoding Maf-like protein, whose translation MLQEKLKDFNIILASGSPRRQQFFKDLGLDFDIRLKPVKEEYPNRLHHFEISDYLAQLKALPFKEELKEEDILITSDTIVWHNNQALGKPTSEDEAFFMLNALSNTTHEVITSVCFTTKTLQKTVNSITKVTFKKLSREEIEYYIKTYKPYDKAGAYGIQEWIGKIGITNIEGSYFNVVGLPTDLVYKTLNSFI comes from the coding sequence ATGCTTCAAGAGAAATTAAAAGACTTTAATATTATTCTAGCTTCTGGATCTCCTAGAAGACAGCAATTTTTCAAAGATTTAGGTCTAGATTTCGACATTCGTTTAAAACCCGTAAAAGAAGAATATCCCAATAGGTTACACCATTTTGAAATAAGCGATTATTTAGCACAGTTAAAAGCGTTACCTTTTAAAGAAGAACTTAAAGAAGAGGATATTTTAATTACTAGCGACACTATTGTTTGGCATAACAACCAAGCATTGGGCAAACCAACTTCAGAGGACGAAGCGTTTTTTATGTTAAATGCTTTAAGCAATACAACACACGAGGTTATTACATCGGTTTGTTTTACTACCAAAACACTTCAAAAAACAGTAAATTCAATAACAAAAGTTACCTTTAAAAAATTATCTAGAGAAGAAATTGAATATTACATAAAAACCTATAAACCTTACGATAAAGCTGGTGCTTACGGCATACAGGAATGGATTGGGAAAATTGGCATTACAAACATAGAAGGCTCGTATTTTAATGTTGTTGGTTTACCAACAGATCTCGTTTATAAAACATTAAATAGTTTTATTTAA